One genomic window of Eggerthella timonensis includes the following:
- a CDS encoding N-6 DNA methylase has product MAIEMKRLEGVARIFDDRCAPVRGAQRLLRKGPYRLYVEAGFVPFDDYAFEGRFLLLGSVCNVEAPTGCLQVTEARGKFSATDLYHVIACDDDDDTVYLRHVLSRIPASAHADMSGQTVRLTENSLRHIPVPWPEADVRRAVARYLDECEARCRESAARCRRLFEKGVAVYREAAERSSRTMELRSACAMREGSLLPADKRSAQGALPAVSSQGVMARTDEEGVREPCIVVGQAGQYLVACMMAEGAYPLADTVALTTDASAPLTVDALVFALASLGIRPRLRVADRAVEALALPLESLGSLEISLIGEDERDERYAEMRAILSEVEEGERAVREARAAAATLVDDLLAGREEAIKRFAGPTTYEALEALVQDVRSDLAHAEGAAASLFDAAWEVLPVLFVRLVDDGEAWARVLAAEDALAQVDAELERFAAEDEGLSFLSDLALSASSLDASSQRRMIERVRDLRIDREGGTLLRWLALGNEPEPDAPCPASLSDLLARIALAFNPSAAQAYDPHLGAGDALAALRRLAPAARCGGQTARFSDALAAKLAARCEGWSFGDGALAVGSALTEDAHAGELADTVVSVLPPNQGEWTDHAPDPGDARWKFGVPPRNKSNLAWVQQAFAHRAPDGIAVLAASNAVLHESRGCEPQVRAAMIGSGCVRAVVSLPGGLFDDGRAPLSIIVLGDERATPFETLFVNALECGVPSGSTAARELSMGARDRVVSTVERWVATGSCAHVPGFARSVPMGEVAALGDLTPWSYV; this is encoded by the coding sequence ATGGCGATTGAGATGAAACGCCTGGAAGGGGTCGCGCGCATATTCGACGACCGCTGCGCGCCCGTGAGGGGGGCGCAGCGCCTGCTGCGTAAGGGGCCGTACCGCCTCTACGTCGAGGCGGGCTTCGTCCCGTTCGACGACTATGCCTTCGAGGGGCGGTTCCTTCTGCTGGGGTCGGTGTGCAATGTGGAGGCCCCCACCGGATGCTTGCAGGTGACGGAAGCGCGTGGGAAGTTCTCGGCGACCGATCTGTACCACGTGATCGCGTGCGACGATGACGACGACACCGTCTATCTGCGGCACGTGCTATCGCGCATCCCGGCATCCGCGCATGCGGACATGAGCGGGCAGACCGTGCGCCTCACGGAGAACAGCTTGCGGCATATTCCCGTGCCATGGCCTGAGGCGGACGTTCGCCGCGCGGTGGCGCGGTACTTGGACGAGTGCGAAGCGCGCTGCCGCGAGAGCGCGGCGCGCTGTCGGCGCCTGTTCGAGAAGGGAGTCGCAGTCTACCGCGAAGCCGCCGAGCGTTCGTCGCGGACGATGGAGCTGAGAAGCGCCTGCGCGATGCGCGAGGGCTCGCTCCTTCCGGCCGACAAGCGCAGCGCTCAGGGCGCGTTGCCGGCCGTATCGTCGCAGGGCGTTATGGCGCGTACGGACGAGGAAGGCGTGCGGGAGCCGTGCATCGTCGTGGGGCAGGCGGGGCAGTACCTTGTGGCGTGCATGATGGCCGAAGGCGCGTACCCGTTGGCTGACACGGTGGCCTTGACGACGGACGCGTCTGCCCCGCTGACGGTGGATGCGCTCGTGTTCGCGCTCGCCTCGCTGGGCATCCGTCCGCGCTTGCGCGTGGCCGATCGTGCGGTTGAGGCGCTGGCGCTTCCGCTCGAGAGCCTTGGCTCGTTGGAGATTTCCCTGATCGGGGAGGACGAGCGGGATGAACGGTACGCCGAGATGCGGGCGATTCTCAGCGAGGTCGAAGAGGGCGAGCGCGCGGTGCGGGAGGCGCGCGCCGCCGCCGCAACGCTGGTCGACGACTTGCTTGCTGGGCGCGAAGAGGCGATCAAGCGCTTTGCCGGGCCGACGACGTACGAGGCGCTGGAGGCGCTCGTGCAGGATGTCCGGTCGGATCTCGCCCATGCGGAAGGCGCGGCCGCGTCGTTGTTCGACGCGGCATGGGAGGTGCTGCCGGTACTGTTCGTGCGCCTGGTCGACGACGGTGAGGCCTGGGCGCGCGTCCTCGCAGCCGAGGACGCGCTGGCGCAGGTCGATGCGGAGCTCGAGCGTTTCGCTGCCGAGGACGAGGGGCTGTCGTTCCTGAGCGATCTCGCTTTGAGCGCGTCGTCGTTGGACGCCTCGTCGCAGCGGCGCATGATCGAGCGGGTGCGCGATCTGCGGATCGACCGCGAGGGCGGGACGCTGCTTCGTTGGCTCGCTCTGGGAAACGAGCCTGAGCCGGACGCGCCGTGCCCCGCTTCCCTCAGCGACCTCCTTGCGCGCATCGCGCTCGCGTTCAACCCTTCTGCCGCGCAAGCGTACGACCCGCACCTGGGTGCTGGCGATGCGCTGGCGGCGTTGCGACGCCTCGCCCCCGCAGCGCGCTGCGGGGGCCAGACCGCCCGCTTCTCCGATGCGCTCGCGGCGAAGCTGGCTGCGCGCTGTGAAGGATGGTCCTTCGGCGACGGCGCGCTGGCCGTGGGCTCCGCGTTGACCGAGGACGCGCATGCGGGTGAGCTTGCCGACACGGTGGTGTCGGTGCTGCCTCCCAACCAGGGGGAATGGACCGACCATGCGCCCGACCCCGGCGATGCGCGCTGGAAGTTCGGCGTTCCTCCGCGGAACAAATCGAACCTCGCATGGGTGCAGCAGGCGTTTGCCCATCGGGCTCCGGACGGCATCGCCGTGCTGGCGGCGAGCAATGCCGTGCTGCACGAATCGAGGGGCTGCGAGCCTCAGGTGCGCGCCGCCATGATCGGATCGGGATGCGTCCGCGCGGTCGTGTCCCTGCCCGGGGGCCTGTTCGATGACGGAAGGGCTCCGCTCAGCATCATCGTCCTGGGAGACGAGCGCGCGACGCCGTTCGAGACGCTGTTCGTCAATGCGCTGGAATGCGGCGTGCCGAGCGGATCGACGGCGGCACGCGAGCTTTCGATGGGGGCGCGCGACCGTGTCGTGTCGACCGTGGAGCGGTGGGTTGCGACCGGTTCGTGCGCGCACGTTCCCGGGTTCGCTCGCAGCGTGCCGATGGGCGAGGTTGCCGCCTTGGGCGATCTGACTCCCTGGTCGTACGTGTGA
- a CDS encoding type II toxin-antitoxin system RelB/DinJ family antitoxin, with the protein MESVMTVRLNGDMKDRATAIMRREGYTPSSAVRRLFEYTVKHDGLPFEKSEKPDKDELRRRIEAFDRVHTKRPLTITDEELRDARLKDRYGLDA; encoded by the coding sequence ATGGAGTCGGTTATGACCGTGCGGTTGAACGGCGACATGAAGGATCGGGCCACCGCGATCATGCGACGCGAAGGCTACACTCCGTCCTCGGCTGTCAGGCGTTTGTTCGAATACACCGTGAAGCACGACGGCCTTCCGTTCGAGAAAAGCGAGAAGCCCGACAAGGACGAGCTGCGCCGTCGCATCGAAGCGTTCGATCGGGTGCATACGAAGCGCCCCCTGACGATAACCGACGAAGAGCTGCGAGACGCGCGTTTGAAGGATCGCTATGGACTTGATGCTTGA
- a CDS encoding LuxR family transcriptional regulator has translation MLRKISRAFDAYSVGFAIYLVLSSTSAWGLLHIASMTSLSFSGMSGGETARSIGYIGILLAFGLGCLYFPSQCKRDTTYHSTVCLVLGYAGLFATVFVQNAALQNLSAFLVGAGSSLSFVMWQRLFAEQDADDAARRIIAGSALSAVFYLIVTCVASYWLYAIVVFCVVALNALFLRRCRGDVFRRVSSGIVVGQSGGTTLTNIVSSTWRYMLCIAAIGYVGGVSRMFAQQSGGDSAVLNVTLALGMLVAAGGLALVWDKVRGRLSFPAVYTAVFLAVMTGFLFLPFFDAGYRMLFAGVANAAFSLVSIFMMITCIKIAHLRQVDPIAVFGVFSSIVYGGVLIGRAVGDALGQTYDVSQILVIALMSTYMLSFAGVVVNMRRKGKVDRAFDPIGGTADSEPEGNASSDEDGTAVRASDDRPAPRPLVRNVIVAQDMVPVYSRLLKKTYGLSNRETDVLELIMRGRDVARMSETLFVSENTVRSHCKNLYRKLDVHNRQQVFDLVEEFRKREEYDGD, from the coding sequence ATGTTGCGGAAGATCTCGCGCGCGTTCGACGCATACAGCGTCGGGTTCGCCATCTACCTGGTTTTGAGCTCCACGTCGGCATGGGGATTGCTGCATATCGCATCCATGACGTCGCTCTCGTTCAGCGGCATGAGCGGCGGCGAGACTGCGCGGTCGATCGGCTACATCGGCATACTGCTCGCTTTCGGGTTGGGATGCCTCTATTTCCCCTCGCAATGCAAACGCGACACTACCTACCATTCCACGGTGTGCCTCGTGTTGGGATACGCGGGCCTGTTCGCGACGGTATTCGTGCAGAACGCGGCACTGCAGAACCTTTCCGCGTTCCTCGTCGGGGCGGGGTCTTCGCTGTCCTTCGTGATGTGGCAGCGCTTGTTCGCCGAACAGGATGCGGACGATGCGGCGCGACGGATCATCGCCGGGTCCGCTTTGTCGGCGGTGTTCTACCTTATCGTGACGTGCGTCGCCTCGTATTGGCTGTACGCGATCGTAGTGTTTTGCGTCGTCGCACTCAATGCGCTGTTTTTGCGGCGGTGCCGCGGCGACGTGTTCCGGCGGGTGTCTTCGGGAATAGTCGTCGGGCAGAGCGGCGGCACCACGCTCACGAACATCGTGTCCAGCACATGGCGCTACATGCTGTGCATCGCCGCCATCGGATATGTCGGCGGGGTGTCGCGCATGTTCGCCCAGCAAAGCGGCGGCGATTCGGCTGTCTTGAACGTGACGCTCGCCTTGGGCATGCTGGTGGCGGCCGGCGGCCTGGCCTTGGTCTGGGACAAGGTGCGCGGCCGCCTTTCGTTTCCGGCGGTGTACACGGCGGTGTTTCTCGCGGTGATGACCGGTTTCCTGTTCCTGCCGTTCTTCGACGCAGGCTACCGCATGCTGTTCGCCGGCGTGGCGAACGCGGCGTTCTCGCTCGTGTCCATCTTCATGATGATCACCTGCATCAAGATCGCCCATTTGCGGCAAGTGGATCCGATCGCGGTGTTCGGGGTGTTCTCGAGCATCGTATACGGCGGGGTGCTGATCGGCCGCGCGGTGGGCGACGCTTTGGGGCAGACGTACGACGTGTCGCAGATTCTCGTCATCGCGCTCATGTCGACCTACATGCTGTCGTTCGCGGGGGTCGTGGTCAACATGCGACGCAAGGGTAAGGTCGATCGGGCGTTCGATCCCATCGGCGGGACGGCGGATTCTGAGCCTGAAGGGAATGCGTCCTCCGATGAGGACGGTACGGCGGTGCGCGCATCCGACGACCGTCCCGCGCCCCGTCCCCTCGTGCGCAACGTCATCGTGGCGCAGGATATGGTTCCCGTGTACAGCCGGCTGCTGAAGAAGACTTACGGGCTGTCCAATCGCGAGACCGACGTGCTCGAGCTGATCATGCGCGGCCGCGATGTGGCGCGCATGTCGGAGACGTTGTTCGTGTCGGAGAACACCGTGCGCTCGCACTGCAAGAACCTGTATCGGAAGCTCGATGTCCACAATCGTCAGCAGGTGTTCGACTTGGTTGAGGAGTTCAGGAAGAGAGAGGAATACGATGGCGATTGA
- a CDS encoding type II toxin-antitoxin system VapC family toxin produces the protein MDLMLDTSIILDHIGRREPFYELSRRACLLGVVQEASTYISVNMLTDIYYLLRKDYGSDAAQEMIEQNLSFLQVVGVSPEDAKRALGSRWADFEDCLVAQCAAKIKADYIVTRNVKDFKASPVEAITPEELFARLRVQGFDYEEIDW, from the coding sequence ATGGACTTGATGCTTGATACCAGCATCATCCTCGATCATATCGGCCGGCGCGAACCGTTCTACGAGCTGTCTCGCCGCGCGTGCCTGCTGGGCGTGGTGCAGGAAGCGTCCACCTACATCAGCGTAAACATGCTGACCGATATCTACTACCTGCTGCGCAAAGACTACGGCAGCGACGCCGCTCAGGAGATGATCGAGCAAAACCTGTCGTTCCTCCAGGTCGTAGGAGTATCGCCGGAGGATGCAAAGCGTGCTCTCGGCTCGCGCTGGGCGGATTTCGAGGATTGCCTCGTCGCCCAGTGCGCCGCGAAAATCAAGGCGGACTACATCGTCACGCGCAACGTCAAGGACTTCAAAGCCTCGCCCGTCGAAGCGATCACCCCCGAAGAGCTGTTCGCCCGCCTCCGCGTGCAAGGCTTCGACTACGAGGAAATCGACTGGTAG
- a CDS encoding helix-turn-helix transcriptional regulator: MMRANNVRVVLGSALLWAWGFLCFLSPALFPERGGLDASIGLEYGFFASQASVLVCALVVVLASRWRRFIVKRGAFFVAALLAALTTLVLAWAVRAGALAVIVACGAIDGGAVMLLGVAWGARYSLGSRRMRSLVVLSFLVAYLLYLVVAQIPGSASIALVCVLPLASWALWRSDAAMRHELSSEVFPSRAMGDEAETPGELMAGSWEARVLPWRAVSVLIAAAFIGNLMASVLMGRSYAGVDSLFFGGIVVCASIATMVLVPLTARRTSFSVDGVYRITVTFTAVGLVAIMVFGTAAVPVGGALVQGSAFFLQVLVFLVITQSTQELGLSPLLSFSVGQGLISGVVFAGNVVGKQVYALFGSGDFVMDVMCGLGLLALFFMLVRRAGEAESAGERSSADSPAPVEPSGDPGEPVAADPESVVLERAARFAQSHGLTKREAEVLGYLARGRTLPYIADALFVTTGTVKTHTTHIYRKLDVNSRQELLDQLDAFG, translated from the coding sequence ATGATGCGCGCGAACAACGTGAGGGTGGTTTTAGGCTCGGCGCTCTTGTGGGCGTGGGGGTTTCTCTGCTTTCTCAGCCCGGCGCTGTTTCCCGAGCGCGGCGGCCTCGATGCGAGCATCGGCTTGGAATACGGGTTCTTCGCGTCGCAGGCTTCGGTGCTGGTATGCGCGCTCGTCGTGGTGCTCGCGTCGCGCTGGCGGCGCTTCATCGTGAAGCGCGGGGCGTTCTTCGTTGCGGCGCTGCTGGCTGCGCTGACCACGCTCGTGCTGGCGTGGGCGGTGCGCGCGGGTGCGCTGGCCGTGATCGTGGCCTGCGGGGCGATTGACGGCGGAGCGGTCATGCTGCTGGGCGTGGCGTGGGGCGCCCGTTACTCGCTGGGCTCTCGGCGCATGCGCTCGCTCGTGGTGCTGTCGTTTTTGGTGGCGTACCTGTTGTACCTCGTAGTGGCGCAGATCCCCGGTTCGGCGAGCATCGCGCTCGTCTGCGTGCTGCCCCTGGCGTCCTGGGCCCTGTGGCGCAGCGACGCGGCCATGCGCCACGAGCTGTCGTCGGAGGTGTTCCCCTCGCGCGCGATGGGAGACGAGGCCGAGACGCCCGGCGAGTTGATGGCGGGCTCGTGGGAGGCTCGCGTGCTTCCGTGGCGCGCCGTCAGCGTGCTGATCGCGGCCGCGTTCATCGGCAATCTCATGGCGTCGGTGCTGATGGGGCGCTCGTATGCGGGTGTGGACAGCCTGTTCTTCGGCGGTATCGTGGTGTGCGCGAGCATCGCGACCATGGTGCTCGTGCCCCTGACCGCGCGTCGCACGTCGTTTTCGGTTGACGGCGTGTACCGTATCACCGTCACATTCACGGCGGTGGGGCTCGTGGCCATCATGGTATTCGGGACGGCGGCTGTTCCCGTGGGTGGCGCGCTCGTGCAGGGCAGCGCGTTTTTCCTCCAGGTGCTCGTGTTCCTCGTCATCACGCAGAGCACGCAGGAGCTGGGATTGTCGCCGCTACTGTCGTTCAGCGTGGGGCAAGGGCTCATCTCGGGCGTGGTGTTCGCCGGCAACGTGGTGGGCAAGCAAGTGTACGCTCTGTTCGGCTCCGGCGATTTCGTGATGGACGTGATGTGCGGCCTGGGCCTGCTGGCGTTGTTCTTCATGCTGGTGCGCCGCGCGGGCGAAGCGGAATCGGCAGGCGAGCGCTCCTCGGCCGACTCGCCGGCGCCCGTCGAGCCCTCGGGCGACCCGGGCGAGCCCGTGGCCGCCGACCCGGAGTCCGTCGTGCTCGAGCGCGCAGCGCGCTTCGCGCAGAGCCACGGCCTGACGAAGCGCGAGGCCGAGGTGCTGGGCTACCTGGCGCGCGGCCGGACGCTTCCCTACATCGCCGACGCCCTGTTCGTGACTACCGGCACGGTGAAGACCCACACCACCCACATCTACCGCAAGCTCGACGTGAACTCCCGCCAAGAGCTCCTCGACCAGCTGGACGCGTTCGGGTAG
- a CDS encoding FAD-dependent oxidoreductase has translation MITKGTAFDRRSFLKGAMLAGAGTAAFGLAGCAANGGGSSDAASNASAGSGNAGQLSAEAINKGTWSFEIAPEPVADSEITQTYEADIIVVGAGVSGLACAASATEEGADVILFAASSQPVARGGSNHGIGTKFHERLGITDYTKDTIDGFIRQELARNGYRVDQKKWYKWINNSASTMNWLIDLMEAKGYTTTMEIGYTDTEGVFTAHPGSHNWVEQTDGKESGAATGENLVIAMYEEKIKEQGGQIHYSAIGQYLIREDDNTGRVSAIVAKDPDGNFVKYVGKKAIVLATGDFSANQDMMAKYCSWVAPLLQYNEVDYDAMFQFGGLGPGDGQKMGLWVGAAWQQTLPNAPMIDAVGPMPYRQSIADFSGLLLNKKGERYSNEDVIFSYGTYAMMMQPDMTRYGIWDTAYANWFDTWETFGTTIVENEGKNATTPEEYLASWDSNVEKGTFVKGDTIEEVIAQLDGLDPENAKKSVDRYNELCEAKYDDDFHKSATLLAPIKEGPFYGCKLEMSPANFLCVTGGLRTNENMQVCDEQNEPIEGLYNLGIMVGDSYANCYNFAICGHNLGMNCNTFAYMLGKDLAEA, from the coding sequence ATGATCACCAAGGGAACGGCGTTCGATCGCCGCAGCTTCCTCAAGGGCGCGATGCTTGCAGGTGCGGGCACCGCCGCATTCGGATTGGCGGGCTGCGCGGCAAACGGGGGCGGCTCGAGCGATGCCGCATCGAACGCATCGGCGGGGTCCGGCAACGCAGGACAGTTGAGCGCCGAAGCCATCAACAAGGGAACCTGGTCGTTCGAGATCGCGCCCGAGCCCGTGGCCGACAGCGAGATCACGCAAACTTACGAAGCCGACATCATCGTTGTAGGCGCAGGCGTCTCCGGTTTGGCCTGCGCAGCGTCCGCTACGGAAGAGGGAGCCGACGTGATCCTGTTCGCCGCCAGCTCCCAGCCGGTTGCGCGCGGCGGCTCCAACCACGGCATCGGCACGAAATTCCACGAGCGCTTGGGCATCACCGACTACACGAAGGACACCATCGACGGCTTCATCCGCCAGGAGCTGGCGCGCAACGGCTACCGCGTCGATCAAAAGAAGTGGTACAAGTGGATCAACAACAGCGCCTCCACCATGAACTGGCTCATCGACCTCATGGAGGCGAAGGGCTACACCACCACGATGGAGATCGGCTACACCGATACCGAGGGCGTGTTCACCGCGCACCCCGGCTCCCATAACTGGGTGGAGCAAACCGACGGCAAGGAATCGGGCGCGGCCACGGGCGAGAACCTCGTCATCGCCATGTACGAGGAAAAGATCAAGGAGCAGGGCGGCCAGATCCACTACAGCGCCATCGGCCAGTACCTCATCCGCGAGGACGACAACACCGGGCGCGTTTCCGCCATCGTCGCCAAGGACCCCGACGGAAACTTCGTGAAGTACGTTGGCAAGAAGGCCATCGTGCTGGCAACGGGCGACTTCTCCGCCAACCAGGACATGATGGCGAAGTACTGCTCCTGGGTCGCACCGCTTTTGCAGTACAACGAGGTCGATTACGACGCCATGTTCCAGTTCGGCGGTCTCGGACCGGGCGACGGCCAGAAGATGGGGCTGTGGGTAGGCGCCGCCTGGCAGCAAACGCTCCCGAACGCGCCGATGATCGACGCCGTGGGCCCCATGCCCTACCGTCAATCCATCGCCGATTTCTCGGGATTGCTGCTCAACAAGAAGGGCGAGCGCTATTCGAACGAAGACGTCATCTTCTCCTACGGCACCTACGCCATGATGATGCAGCCCGATATGACGCGCTACGGCATCTGGGATACCGCCTACGCGAACTGGTTCGACACGTGGGAAACGTTCGGCACCACCATCGTGGAGAACGAGGGCAAGAACGCGACCACGCCTGAGGAATACCTCGCCTCATGGGACAGCAACGTGGAGAAGGGGACGTTCGTCAAGGGCGACACGATCGAGGAGGTCATCGCGCAACTCGACGGGCTCGACCCCGAGAACGCGAAGAAGTCGGTCGATCGTTACAACGAGCTGTGCGAAGCCAAGTACGATGACGACTTCCACAAAAGCGCGACGCTCCTCGCACCCATCAAGGAAGGACCGTTCTACGGTTGCAAGCTCGAGATGAGCCCCGCCAACTTCCTCTGCGTGACGGGCGGCCTGCGCACCAACGAGAACATGCAAGTATGCGACGAGCAGAACGAGCCGATCGAGGGCCTGTACAACCTGGGCATCATGGTGGGCGACAGCTACGCGAACTGCTACAACTTCGCCATCTGCGGACACAACCTGGGCATGAACTGCAACACCTTCGCCTACATGCTGGGCAAGGACCTCGCCGAGGCATAA
- a CDS encoding FAD-dependent oxidoreductase, which yields MNQPDKNTSNRLSRRSFLTGAAATAGLAAFAGLAGCAPQTAASDSATAATASGASASGSAPAGVMQTTDPAQAVWPVVEEVEVGAAGEGKIAFVAEPIAANDIVATHDVDVVVCGLGPAGDAAALACAEQGLKTVAVEKQTTGNYNSATIGGTNSKLHEHWGMTYDTDAWISDAMVDCAFQGDMELYRHWLEKNGEAVDWYISHFDNQNPDDYPLTFAAGDFPDFRDEWDKTSLSRSWNTSLNLPYPPGELAGILAGILEQAGVEIRYSCPACQLVTDDSGKVTGVIVQSDQGFEQYNCAKGVVLATGGYEFNQQMLKERCRPRGVPGSWLTGAFGNTGDGHQMGLAVGAAEDEFPHAIMLDPEQLMPYLRVNKLGKRFTPEYEPYGHLALAIQAQPGTYDFYVVDSAIGEKIDKIWTPSSSCYGPKEVWTAAAMSEKALKADTLEELAKLMEVPEDQFTATIERWNEMAAAGKDEDFNFPGEMMMTIDTPPYYATKEFADGLCTAGGLLVDTECRVLTKDRQPIDGLFAIGLTSGGMFFNTYPHNLNCLSHTRNCLMGYTVGQVLGGKA from the coding sequence ATGAACCAGCCTGACAAGAACACGTCCAACCGTCTCAGCCGCCGCTCGTTTCTGACGGGAGCGGCCGCAACCGCCGGCCTCGCCGCCTTCGCGGGGCTCGCCGGCTGCGCGCCGCAGACCGCCGCAAGCGACTCCGCGACGGCGGCAACCGCATCCGGCGCCTCGGCATCCGGCAGCGCCCCGGCGGGCGTCATGCAGACCACCGACCCCGCCCAAGCCGTGTGGCCCGTGGTGGAAGAGGTGGAGGTGGGCGCCGCCGGCGAGGGCAAGATCGCCTTCGTGGCCGAGCCCATCGCCGCGAACGACATCGTAGCCACGCACGACGTGGACGTGGTGGTGTGCGGCCTCGGCCCCGCCGGCGACGCAGCGGCGCTGGCCTGCGCCGAGCAGGGCCTCAAGACGGTGGCCGTGGAGAAGCAGACCACCGGCAACTACAACTCCGCCACCATCGGCGGCACGAACTCCAAGCTGCACGAGCATTGGGGCATGACGTACGACACCGACGCCTGGATCAGCGACGCCATGGTGGATTGCGCCTTCCAAGGCGACATGGAGCTGTACCGCCACTGGCTTGAGAAGAACGGCGAAGCCGTGGACTGGTACATCAGCCACTTCGACAACCAGAACCCCGACGACTACCCGCTGACGTTCGCCGCGGGCGACTTCCCCGATTTCCGCGACGAATGGGACAAGACGTCGCTGTCGCGCTCGTGGAACACGTCGCTCAACCTGCCCTACCCTCCGGGCGAGCTGGCGGGCATCCTCGCCGGCATCCTCGAGCAGGCCGGCGTGGAGATCCGCTACAGCTGCCCCGCCTGCCAGCTGGTCACCGACGATTCGGGCAAGGTGACGGGCGTCATCGTGCAGAGCGACCAGGGCTTTGAGCAGTACAACTGCGCGAAGGGCGTGGTGTTGGCAACCGGCGGGTACGAGTTCAACCAGCAGATGCTCAAGGAGCGCTGCCGCCCGCGCGGCGTGCCGGGCAGCTGGCTGACGGGCGCGTTCGGCAACACGGGCGACGGACATCAGATGGGCCTGGCGGTGGGCGCCGCCGAGGACGAGTTCCCGCACGCCATCATGCTGGACCCCGAGCAACTCATGCCGTATCTGCGCGTGAACAAGCTGGGCAAGCGCTTCACGCCTGAGTACGAGCCGTACGGCCACTTGGCGCTGGCCATCCAGGCGCAGCCGGGCACGTACGACTTCTACGTGGTGGACAGCGCCATCGGCGAGAAGATCGACAAGATCTGGACGCCCAGCTCGTCGTGTTACGGCCCGAAGGAAGTGTGGACCGCGGCCGCCATGAGCGAGAAGGCCCTCAAGGCCGACACGCTGGAGGAGCTGGCGAAGCTCATGGAGGTGCCCGAGGACCAGTTCACGGCCACCATCGAGCGCTGGAACGAGATGGCTGCCGCCGGCAAGGATGAGGACTTCAACTTCCCCGGCGAAATGATGATGACCATCGACACGCCGCCCTACTACGCCACGAAGGAGTTCGCCGACGGCCTGTGCACCGCGGGCGGCCTGCTGGTGGACACCGAGTGCCGCGTGCTGACCAAGGATCGCCAACCCATCGACGGCCTGTTCGCCATCGGCCTCACGT